In a single window of the Phycisphaerales bacterium genome:
- a CDS encoding sugar O-acetyltransferase, giving the protein MRTEREKMLTGELYDANDPELSAARRRARLLLNAFNQSRADEGDLRARTLRELLPRAAGLPEVEPPFFCDYGDNIVLGEKVFFNFNCVVLDICRVTIGNRVLCGPAVQIYAATHPLDVAKRRQGLECGRPVTIGDDVWIGGGAIILPGVTIGSGAVIGAGSVVSRNIPAGSVAYGNPAVPRDTGA; this is encoded by the coding sequence ATGCGGACTGAACGCGAGAAGATGCTGACCGGAGAACTCTACGACGCCAACGATCCGGAACTGTCCGCGGCGCGCCGTCGGGCCCGCCTGCTTCTCAATGCCTTCAACCAATCCCGGGCGGACGAAGGGGATCTCCGCGCCCGGACCCTGCGTGAACTGTTACCGCGGGCCGCCGGTTTACCGGAAGTCGAGCCGCCGTTTTTCTGCGATTACGGCGACAACATCGTGCTGGGCGAAAAGGTCTTCTTCAACTTCAATTGTGTTGTGCTCGACATCTGCCGTGTGACGATCGGCAACCGTGTGCTTTGCGGGCCAGCGGTGCAGATCTACGCCGCAACCCATCCTTTGGACGTTGCCAAACGTCGCCAAGGCCTCGAATGCGGGCGGCCCGTTACGATCGGAGACGACGTGTGGATTGGTGGTGGCGCGATCATACTCCCCGGAGTCACGATCGGTAGCGGTGCCGTGATCGGCGCTGGCTCGGTCGTCTCACGGAACATCCCGGCCGGTTCCGTGGCGTATGGAAACCCCGCCGTGCCGCGTGATACGGGCGCATGA
- a CDS encoding PhoH family protein, producing the protein MHKYYILDANILIHDPYSVLQFADNTVVIPVGVLGELDRFKKEPSDRGYSARAVVRLLDGLRNGQSLATGVPLSNGGRLRVYCQPEKVLSGVTEPADLEILHVAQRVQGEDALSPVVIVTKDINLRIRADAAGLRAEDYESDHVQLAEVTATDREVEVSPELFEIFRQTGRLELTTPELRANDFVLLRAAGVERATALGRRDPEDPAIVALREVSGGLWGIRPRNKEQYYAIDALLDDRISLLTLMGKAGTGKTLLALAAAMHLTFKRKLYRGILVCRPVVPVGRDIGYLPGDLTRKLEPWMKPVTDTIEFLLDVGGGVKGQEDAAALLKGGMIEIQPLTYIRGRSIAKRFVIIDEAQNLTPLEMKTVITRIGQSAKVVLTGDPWQIDNPYVDRNSNGFTYVINRLNGEGLAAHVQLRKGERSALAELAANRL; encoded by the coding sequence ATGCACAAGTATTACATCCTGGACGCCAACATCCTGATTCACGACCCCTACTCGGTCCTGCAATTTGCCGACAATACGGTCGTGATTCCGGTCGGCGTCCTGGGGGAGCTGGATCGCTTCAAGAAGGAGCCATCCGACCGCGGCTACAGCGCCCGCGCAGTCGTTCGCTTGCTTGATGGCTTGCGCAATGGCCAGAGTCTGGCGACCGGCGTACCGCTGTCGAACGGCGGTCGCCTGCGCGTCTATTGCCAGCCCGAGAAGGTGCTGAGTGGGGTGACCGAGCCGGCCGACCTGGAGATTCTGCATGTCGCACAGCGGGTGCAGGGTGAGGACGCTTTATCGCCGGTCGTAATCGTGACCAAGGACATCAACCTGCGAATTCGGGCGGATGCGGCCGGGCTGCGGGCCGAAGACTACGAGTCTGACCACGTGCAACTCGCGGAGGTGACTGCGACCGATCGTGAGGTGGAAGTTTCGCCCGAGCTGTTTGAGATTTTTCGGCAGACCGGGCGGCTCGAACTGACGACGCCAGAGCTGCGTGCGAATGACTTCGTGTTGTTACGGGCCGCGGGGGTGGAGCGTGCGACGGCGCTCGGCCGTCGGGATCCCGAAGATCCGGCCATCGTTGCACTGCGCGAGGTGTCGGGGGGGCTGTGGGGCATCCGTCCGCGGAACAAGGAACAGTATTACGCGATCGATGCGCTGCTGGACGACCGCATCAGTTTGCTGACGTTGATGGGTAAAGCGGGCACGGGGAAGACTCTGCTGGCGCTCGCGGCGGCCATGCACCTGACGTTCAAGCGGAAACTGTACCGTGGCATCCTGGTATGTCGGCCGGTGGTACCGGTGGGGCGGGATATCGGATATCTGCCCGGTGACCTGACGCGCAAGCTGGAACCCTGGATGAAGCCGGTGACGGACACGATCGAGTTCCTGTTGGACGTGGGGGGAGGTGTGAAGGGCCAGGAAGATGCGGCGGCGCTGTTGAAAGGCGGGATGATCGAGATCCAACCGCTGACGTACATTCGGGGGCGGAGCATTGCCAAACGGTTCGTGATCATCGACGAGGCCCAGAACTTGACACCGCTGGAGATGAAGACGGTGATCACGCGGATTGGTCAGTCGGCAAAGGTCGTGCTGACAGGTGATCCCTGGCAGATCGACAATCCCTACGTGGATCGCAACAGCAATGGGTTTACGTACGTGATCAATCGACTGAACGGTGAAGGTTTGGCGGCGCATGTGCAGTTGCGGAAGGGGGAGCGGAGCGCGCTGGCGGAATTGGCGGCGAACCGGTTGTAG
- the hydF gene encoding [FeFe] hydrogenase H-cluster maturation GTPase HydF, which translates to MTRYAPAPKGLRLHIGIFGRRNVGKSSLLNALTRQAVSIVSETAGTTTDPVEKPMELLPIGPVLFIDTAGIDDEGALGAQRVARTRSVLDRTEVALLVAEAGAWGDFEEALLEELRGRHVPTVVVFNKCDRAAVDSATRSALQLQQYPVVQTVAATGVGLAELRQALIGAVPEEHLRAPTILGDLVPPGGLVILVVPIDKEAPKGRLILPQVQAIRDLLDHDALCMVVKERELRAALARLKRPPDLVVTDSQAFLKVAADTPPEVPLTSFSILFARFKGDLHEFVRGARTIDTLRPGDRVLIAEACSHHPITEDIGRVKLPRWLTQYVGGKLEFTHVQGHDFPPDLESYKLIVHCGACVQNRREVLTRLERARAHGVPMTNYGVAIAHSLGILSRALGPFGIGTEK; encoded by the coding sequence ATGACCCGTTATGCCCCCGCGCCCAAGGGGTTGCGGCTGCACATCGGCATTTTTGGCCGGCGCAACGTGGGTAAGTCCTCGCTGCTCAATGCATTAACGCGGCAGGCGGTGTCCATTGTCTCGGAGACGGCCGGCACCACGACCGACCCGGTTGAGAAACCCATGGAGCTGCTGCCGATCGGCCCAGTGTTGTTCATTGATACGGCGGGGATTGACGACGAGGGAGCCCTCGGTGCGCAACGCGTAGCGCGGACGCGCTCCGTACTGGACCGGACGGAGGTTGCGTTGCTCGTGGCCGAGGCGGGGGCCTGGGGCGATTTCGAGGAGGCGCTGCTGGAGGAGTTGCGGGGACGGCACGTGCCGACGGTGGTGGTCTTCAACAAGTGCGATCGCGCGGCGGTGGACAGCGCAACGCGGAGCGCGCTGCAATTGCAGCAGTACCCCGTGGTACAGACGGTCGCGGCGACGGGTGTGGGGCTGGCGGAGCTGCGGCAGGCGCTCATCGGGGCGGTGCCGGAGGAGCATTTGCGCGCCCCAACGATCCTTGGCGACCTGGTGCCACCCGGGGGGCTGGTCATACTGGTCGTGCCGATCGACAAGGAAGCGCCCAAGGGACGACTCATCCTGCCACAGGTGCAGGCGATTCGTGACCTGCTCGATCACGATGCGCTCTGCATGGTGGTCAAGGAGCGCGAGTTGCGGGCGGCACTGGCGCGGCTGAAGCGGCCGCCGGACCTGGTGGTGACGGATTCGCAGGCGTTTCTGAAGGTGGCCGCGGACACGCCGCCGGAAGTACCGTTGACTTCCTTCTCGATCCTGTTTGCGCGTTTCAAAGGGGATTTGCATGAGTTTGTGCGCGGGGCGCGTACCATCGACACGCTGCGCCCGGGAGATCGTGTGCTGATCGCCGAGGCGTGCTCGCACCATCCGATTACGGAGGACATCGGGCGGGTGAAGCTGCCGCGCTGGCTGACGCAGTACGTCGGAGGAAAGCTCGAGTTCACGCACGTGCAGGGACACGACTTTCCACCCGATCTCGAGTCATACAAGCTGATCGTGCATTGCGGAGCATGCGTACAGAACCGACGCGAGGTCCTCACGCGGCTGGAACGGGCGCGTGCGCACGGTGTACCAATGACCAATTACGGCGTCGCTATTGCACATTCGCTGGGGATTCTGTCGCGGGCGCTGGGGCCGTTCGGAATCGGGACGGAAAAGTAG
- a CDS encoding aspartate ammonia-lyase: protein MSTWRRETDLLGACEVPAEALYGIHTVRALRNFPLSGRAVHPALAQAYGEVKRACVRTNRRLGYLEGPPGHLSAPAAAALESACAELARGDLWPHIVVDALQGGAGTSLNMNVNEVLANRALQLLGRPLGEYATIDPHAHANLHQSTNDTFPTALRVAAIARLRALEGALAELVAAWQEQEQRLADVVKVGRTELQDAVLTTLGRSCGAFAEAFGRDRWRIYKCEERLRTVNLGGTAIGTGLGAPRDYLFAVVDELRALTGFGLARAENLVEATQNADAFVEVSGLLKACATNLLKVSGDLRWLGSGPQAGLGELRLPALQAGSSIMPGKVNPVVPEAVTQAALRVCAHDQEVTQAVALGNLELNAFLPLVADALLESVDLLERSATLLRTHVVAGLAADRARCALYVESSTATLTALVGRLGYEVVEDLAQAVVRTGQGVRALVVERGLLTEEEFAALTAPEAVLRLGAPPGRVP from the coding sequence ATGTCCACGTGGCGTCGCGAGACTGACTTGCTCGGTGCGTGCGAGGTGCCCGCGGAGGCCCTCTACGGCATTCACACGGTACGTGCACTGCGGAACTTCCCGCTGTCCGGACGAGCGGTCCATCCCGCGCTCGCACAGGCGTATGGAGAAGTCAAGCGGGCGTGCGTACGGACGAACCGGCGCCTGGGGTACCTTGAAGGCCCCCCTGGACATTTGTCGGCACCGGCGGCGGCTGCGCTGGAATCCGCGTGTGCGGAACTGGCGCGCGGTGATCTCTGGCCACACATCGTCGTCGATGCGTTGCAAGGCGGGGCTGGCACATCGCTGAACATGAATGTGAATGAGGTTCTCGCGAACCGGGCGCTGCAATTGCTGGGGCGCCCGCTTGGCGAGTACGCGACGATCGATCCCCACGCCCACGCGAACCTGCACCAGTCGACCAACGATACGTTTCCCACCGCGCTACGCGTGGCGGCGATTGCGCGGTTGCGGGCGCTGGAGGGGGCGTTGGCGGAGTTGGTCGCGGCGTGGCAGGAACAGGAGCAGCGGCTCGCGGACGTGGTGAAGGTGGGCCGGACGGAATTGCAGGATGCGGTGCTCACGACGCTGGGGCGGAGTTGTGGTGCCTTCGCCGAGGCGTTCGGGCGGGACCGTTGGCGGATTTACAAGTGCGAGGAGCGACTTCGCACGGTGAATCTGGGCGGCACGGCGATCGGCACAGGGCTAGGTGCCCCGCGTGACTACCTGTTTGCGGTGGTGGACGAGTTGCGTGCATTGACCGGTTTCGGGTTGGCGCGGGCGGAGAATCTGGTCGAGGCGACCCAGAATGCCGACGCGTTCGTCGAAGTCAGCGGATTGCTGAAGGCGTGCGCAACGAACCTGCTGAAGGTCAGCGGAGATTTACGCTGGCTCGGCTCAGGGCCACAAGCGGGCTTGGGGGAGTTGCGGTTGCCCGCCCTGCAGGCCGGTTCGTCGATCATGCCGGGCAAGGTGAACCCGGTGGTCCCCGAGGCGGTTACGCAGGCGGCCCTGCGGGTGTGCGCACACGACCAGGAAGTGACACAGGCCGTTGCGCTGGGGAATCTGGAGTTGAATGCCTTTCTGCCGCTGGTCGCGGATGCACTGCTTGAAAGCGTGGACCTTCTGGAACGCAGCGCCACGCTCCTCCGTACGCATGTGGTTGCGGGGCTGGCGGCTGATCGGGCACGCTGTGCACTGTACGTGGAGAGCTCCACGGCCACGCTGACCGCATTGGTGGGGCGATTGGGGTATGAAGTAGTGGAGGACCTGGCACAGGCCGTGGTCCGTACGGGGCAGGGTGTACGGGCACTGGTCGTCGAGCGTGGGTTGCTCACGGAGGAGGAGTTTGCCGCGCTCACCGCGCCGGAGGCCGTGCTGCGGCTGGGCGCGCCGCCGGGGAGGGTGCCATGA
- the hydG gene encoding [FeFe] hydrogenase H-cluster radical SAM maturase HydG, producing the protein MSTLAKMTLSAGAEDFIDEVRLGDLLRAGPPEPAEMRAVVAKALSKQALTTEETAVLLRVTERDLVEEQFEAARQLKRDVYGNRIVLFAPLYVGNLCMNDCQYCAFRRTNPGVVRRTLGLDELRQQVVALESQGHKRLILVFGEHPNYDPEFIAESVRTVYATRTVRGAIRRVNINAAPLDVEGYKIVLAAGIGTYQVFQETYHHATYERVHPANSRKGDYLYRLDALYRAQEAGIDDVGIGALFGLYDWRFEVLGLVTHGQHMQARFGVGPHTISFPRTQPAHGVLLDGRWAVSDYDFKRVIATLRLAVPYTGLILTARESAALRREVLAFGVSQIDAGSRIELGGYTEAGDTQCMEREQFRLADVRSLDETLYELMTDGYLPSFCTACYRLGRTGEHFMEYAIPGFIQRLCTPNGLTTLMEYLVDYASPATRAAGERLIEVELAKMENAALVKTVRERLEQIRTTDARDLIF; encoded by the coding sequence ATGAGTACGCTGGCGAAGATGACACTGAGTGCCGGGGCCGAGGACTTCATCGACGAGGTGCGGTTGGGTGACCTGCTGCGCGCCGGGCCGCCCGAACCGGCCGAGATGCGGGCAGTAGTAGCCAAGGCGCTGTCCAAGCAGGCACTCACGACCGAAGAAACGGCGGTGCTGCTGCGCGTGACGGAGCGGGACCTGGTCGAGGAGCAGTTCGAAGCCGCCCGCCAGCTCAAGCGCGACGTGTACGGAAACCGCATTGTGCTGTTTGCGCCGCTGTATGTCGGCAACCTGTGCATGAATGACTGCCAGTATTGCGCCTTTCGACGCACGAATCCGGGCGTCGTGCGGCGGACGCTGGGGCTGGACGAATTGCGGCAACAGGTCGTGGCGCTGGAGAGCCAGGGGCACAAGCGGCTGATCCTGGTTTTTGGTGAACATCCGAACTACGACCCGGAGTTCATCGCCGAGAGTGTGCGCACCGTGTATGCGACGCGGACCGTCCGCGGTGCGATCCGGCGCGTGAACATCAACGCCGCTCCGCTCGACGTGGAGGGCTACAAGATCGTGCTGGCAGCAGGCATCGGCACGTACCAGGTCTTCCAGGAGACGTATCACCACGCGACGTACGAGCGGGTACATCCGGCGAACTCGCGGAAGGGTGACTACCTCTACCGGCTCGACGCCCTCTATCGTGCCCAGGAGGCCGGCATCGACGACGTGGGCATCGGGGCGCTCTTCGGCCTGTATGACTGGCGATTCGAGGTGCTCGGACTGGTAACACACGGGCAGCACATGCAGGCGCGTTTTGGCGTGGGACCGCACACCATCAGTTTTCCGAGGACGCAGCCGGCGCACGGTGTGCTGCTCGATGGGCGCTGGGCGGTCAGCGACTACGACTTCAAGCGTGTCATCGCGACGCTGCGGCTCGCGGTACCGTACACGGGGCTGATCCTGACGGCGCGCGAGAGCGCGGCCCTGCGGCGCGAGGTGCTGGCCTTCGGAGTATCACAGATCGATGCCGGCAGTCGGATCGAGCTGGGCGGCTACACCGAAGCGGGGGATACACAGTGCATGGAACGCGAGCAGTTCCGGCTGGCGGACGTGCGTTCTCTCGATGAAACCCTGTACGAGTTGATGACGGACGGCTACCTGCCGAGCTTCTGTACGGCCTGCTATCGGCTGGGGCGCACCGGCGAGCACTTCATGGAGTACGCGATTCCGGGATTTATCCAGCGGCTGTGCACGCCCAACGGGCTGACGACGCTGATGGAATATCTTGTCGATTACGCCTCGCCTGCGACGCGCGCCGCGGGCGAGCGCTTGATCGAGGTGGAATTGGCGAAGATGGAGAATGCAGCGCTGGTGAAGACGGTGCGCGAACGGCTGGAACAGATCCGGACGACGGATGCACGCGATCTGATTTTCTGA
- the hydE gene encoding [FeFe] hydrogenase H-cluster radical SAM maturase HydE: MERGTLRQWLRETDDTRLAELWAAADATRHAHVGDAVHLRGLVEFSNYCARECHYCGLRASHADIERYRMSADEILACAQAAVRFGYGTVVLQSGEDYGTSARWLEDVVRRIKAESPLAVTLSVGERRPEELAAWRAAGADRYLLRFETSNPQLFAAIHPGHGGRLSDRIALLRTLRALGYEVGSGVMVGIPGQSWDDLVHDLETFQGLDLDMIGIGPYLPHPQTPLGREGPQRIAAPEEQVPNSELMTYKMVALTRLMCPEANIPSTTALATVNRERGRELGLQRGANIVMPNLTPPLYRCKYEIYPEKACLHESAEQCHGCLLGRIRALGRPVGTGRGDSPNRRRRVEPPAAVSALPCAHPSRSESDAK; encoded by the coding sequence ATGGAGCGCGGGACGCTGCGGCAGTGGCTACGCGAAACTGACGATACCCGGCTCGCCGAGTTGTGGGCCGCGGCGGATGCGACGCGCCACGCGCACGTCGGGGACGCGGTGCACCTGCGCGGGCTCGTGGAGTTCTCGAACTACTGCGCCCGCGAGTGCCACTACTGTGGACTGCGTGCCAGTCATGCCGACATCGAGCGCTACCGGATGAGCGCCGATGAGATTCTCGCATGTGCCCAGGCGGCCGTGCGCTTCGGCTATGGCACCGTGGTGCTGCAATCGGGAGAAGATTACGGCACCAGCGCGCGCTGGCTGGAAGACGTCGTCCGGCGGATCAAGGCGGAGTCACCCCTGGCGGTCACGCTGAGCGTGGGCGAGCGCCGGCCGGAGGAACTCGCGGCGTGGCGCGCGGCGGGTGCGGATCGGTACCTGCTGCGCTTCGAGACTTCCAATCCGCAGCTCTTCGCGGCCATCCACCCCGGGCACGGGGGGCGGCTGAGTGACCGAATCGCGCTGCTGCGGACGCTGCGCGCGCTCGGGTATGAGGTTGGGAGTGGCGTGATGGTCGGAATCCCCGGGCAATCGTGGGACGACCTCGTGCACGACCTGGAGACGTTTCAGGGTCTGGATCTGGACATGATCGGGATCGGCCCCTACCTGCCGCACCCGCAGACGCCGCTGGGGCGCGAGGGCCCGCAGCGTATCGCGGCGCCGGAGGAGCAGGTGCCCAACAGCGAGCTGATGACGTACAAGATGGTGGCGCTGACGCGGCTGATGTGTCCGGAGGCAAACATCCCGAGCACGACCGCGCTGGCTACGGTCAACCGCGAGCGGGGTCGGGAATTGGGTCTGCAGCGCGGTGCCAACATCGTCATGCCGAACCTGACGCCACCACTGTACCGCTGCAAGTACGAGATCTACCCGGAAAAGGCCTGCCTGCACGAGAGCGCCGAGCAGTGTCATGGTTGCCTGCTCGGCCGGATTCGCGCGCTCGGCCGGCCGGTGGGGACCGGGCGCGGCGATTCTCCCAACCGGCGACGCCGGGTGGAGCCGCCTGCGGCCGTTTCAGCGCTGCCGTGCGCGCACCCCTCCCGGTCGGAGAGCGACGCGAAATGA
- a CDS encoding response regulator, whose translation MDILRVLVVDDEPGMRHSVTRALRNMTVRLPQIEGETRLETATAESGEEALEILARETFDLVLLDHKLGGITGIEVLERLGPRAQDMRIIMITAFATIETAVRATRSGAYDFLAKPFTPDELKATLRKAMSHLMVERQARRLADEKRRIRFDFIRVLGHELKAPLAAIESFLGLMRDRAAGPDLAAYDHIIARSLLRASGMRKLISDLLDMTRIESGERKRELTSVDLSELLAGVLDLVRPPADERGIALTLAVEGEACLQADRGELEMVCNNLLSNAVKYNRDGGRVDVRVRGAADRIVLRVTDTGIGMTSAEAERLFKDFARIRNEKTRDIPGSGLGLSLVKKIVEAYGGGVRIESIPDVGSTFEVVLRREPGTVEHGDGARDAAAVATRN comes from the coding sequence ATGGATATTCTGCGGGTACTGGTAGTGGATGACGAGCCGGGCATGCGGCACAGCGTCACCCGTGCGCTGCGCAACATGACGGTGCGCCTGCCACAGATCGAGGGCGAGACGCGCCTGGAAACCGCGACCGCGGAGAGCGGGGAGGAAGCGCTGGAGATCCTGGCGCGTGAAACCTTCGACCTTGTCCTGCTCGATCACAAGCTCGGCGGCATCACCGGCATTGAGGTGCTCGAGCGGCTGGGTCCGCGTGCGCAAGACATGCGCATCATCATGATTACGGCGTTCGCGACGATCGAGACGGCCGTGCGCGCCACGCGCAGTGGCGCTTACGACTTTCTGGCCAAGCCCTTCACGCCGGACGAACTGAAAGCCACGTTGCGAAAGGCGATGTCGCACCTGATGGTGGAGCGACAGGCCCGGCGGCTGGCCGACGAGAAGCGGCGCATCCGTTTTGACTTCATCCGCGTGCTCGGGCATGAGCTGAAAGCGCCGCTGGCGGCGATTGAGAGCTTTCTCGGGCTGATGCGTGACCGGGCGGCAGGTCCGGATCTGGCAGCGTACGACCATATCATCGCGCGTTCGCTGCTGCGGGCGAGCGGCATGCGCAAGCTCATCAGTGACCTGCTCGACATGACCCGGATCGAATCGGGTGAGCGCAAACGCGAACTGACCAGCGTGGACCTGAGCGAACTGCTGGCCGGTGTGCTTGACCTGGTGCGCCCGCCGGCGGACGAGCGTGGCATCGCGCTCACTCTGGCGGTGGAAGGCGAGGCGTGCCTGCAAGCGGACCGCGGAGAGCTCGAAATGGTCTGCAACAACCTGCTCTCCAACGCGGTGAAGTACAATCGTGACGGGGGGCGGGTCGATGTGCGGGTGCGGGGCGCGGCCGATCGCATCGTACTGCGAGTGACCGATACGGGTATCGGTATGACGAGTGCGGAGGCGGAGCGTCTGTTCAAGGACTTTGCACGCATCCGCAATGAGAAGACGCGCGACATTCCAGGCAGCGGATTAGGTCTGTCGCTGGTGAAGAAGATCGTGGAGGCCTACGGTGGGGGCGTGCGGATCGAGTCGATCCCGGATGTCGGCAGCACGTTTGAAGTGGTCTTGCGCCGGGAACCTGGCACGGTGGAGCACGGCGATGGAGCGCGGGACGCTGCGGCAGTGGCTACGCGAAACTGA
- a CDS encoding response regulator: MAKRILLVDDDSDYLLSMQVQLERAGYAVTTAEGVASAKAQMAALRPDAAIIDLMMEETDGGFALCYHIKKLDPAIPVIMVSAVESETGLEFDATAPGERSWLKADAFLAKPVRFEQLQRELERLVPKQVAP, from the coding sequence ATGGCGAAGCGCATTCTGCTCGTCGATGACGATTCGGATTACCTGCTCTCGATGCAGGTCCAACTGGAGCGGGCCGGGTACGCCGTGACGACGGCGGAAGGTGTCGCGTCCGCGAAGGCGCAAATGGCCGCCCTGCGGCCGGATGCGGCCATCATCGATCTGATGATGGAGGAGACCGACGGGGGCTTCGCGCTGTGTTATCACATCAAGAAGCTGGATCCGGCGATCCCGGTCATCATGGTAAGCGCAGTCGAGAGCGAAACCGGGCTCGAGTTCGATGCCACGGCACCGGGGGAGCGCTCCTGGTTGAAAGCCGACGCCTTCCTGGCGAAGCCGGTGCGATTCGAGCAGTTGCAGCGTGAGTTGGAGCGCCTGGTACCGAAACAGGTCGCCCCCTGA
- a CDS encoding 4Fe-4S dicluster domain-containing protein, protein MDSQKHEQRPLITTVPERCRLCYTCVRECPAKAIRIEGGQAEVLGDRCIGCGNCVQVCSQSAKDVRSDVARVEALLADTRPVAALLAPSFPAEFTEYPYETLVGMVRALGFARVHEVAFGADLVAAEYKRLVRQPDGARWIATTCPAVTAYVERYFPVLVPRLAPIVSPMIAAARALRMLYGQELRTVFIGPCIAKKDEAAALDVAGDIDAVLTFLELRELFGRHPLRPDAVEQSDFDPPHGGVGALFPLSRGMLQTAQIEEDLLAGDVVAADGRQAFIEAIREFESGNLDARLLEILCCNGCIMGPGIGRPTPRFGRRRAVSRYARRRMDDSDRARWYDYWPRLQAVNLQRKFRARDCRLDSPADGDVCRVLRAMGKRTPVDELNCGACGYETCREHAIAVVKGLAESEMCLPYTIEQLRRTCEDLTSSNRELASAQEALMQSEKLAHMGQLAAGIAHEVNNPLGTVLMLSHVLLDELPAEAGQREDLAMIVAEADRCKKIVAGLLHFARKNKVEAQRVSLRELIDGVAEGVRRQRGLEIAVEHLNGNLEVEIDRDQILQVVMNFVTNAQAAMPEGGVLRFRTGGDDETVWFAVQDTGVGIAPEHRKKIWEPFFTTKKAGEGTGLGLAVAYGIIKMHHGDARVETNADPAAGPTGTTFTVRLPRRRGTSGVGAEERVTGAGAVECP, encoded by the coding sequence ATGGATTCGCAGAAGCACGAACAGAGACCGCTGATCACGACCGTGCCGGAACGCTGCCGGCTGTGCTATACGTGCGTCCGCGAGTGCCCGGCGAAGGCGATCCGCATCGAGGGCGGGCAGGCGGAGGTTCTCGGCGACCGCTGTATCGGATGCGGCAATTGTGTCCAGGTGTGCAGCCAGTCCGCCAAGGACGTGCGTTCCGACGTGGCGCGCGTCGAAGCCCTGCTAGCCGACACGCGGCCGGTCGCGGCCCTGCTGGCGCCAAGTTTCCCCGCCGAGTTCACGGAGTATCCGTACGAGACACTGGTGGGCATGGTGCGGGCCCTGGGATTCGCACGGGTCCACGAGGTTGCTTTCGGGGCCGATCTCGTGGCGGCCGAGTACAAGCGCCTGGTACGGCAGCCGGACGGGGCACGCTGGATCGCGACCACGTGCCCGGCGGTGACGGCCTACGTCGAGCGGTACTTCCCGGTGCTGGTGCCGCGGCTGGCGCCGATCGTGTCGCCGATGATCGCGGCGGCGCGCGCCCTGCGGATGCTGTACGGCCAGGAACTGCGCACGGTGTTCATCGGCCCTTGCATCGCGAAGAAGGATGAGGCGGCCGCGCTTGACGTGGCCGGCGACATCGATGCGGTGCTGACGTTTCTCGAACTGCGCGAATTATTCGGCCGGCATCCGCTGCGACCGGATGCGGTGGAGCAGAGTGATTTCGATCCGCCACATGGTGGGGTCGGCGCCCTGTTTCCGTTAAGCCGGGGCATGTTGCAGACAGCGCAGATTGAGGAAGACCTGCTGGCGGGGGACGTGGTGGCGGCGGACGGGCGGCAGGCGTTCATCGAGGCCATCCGCGAGTTTGAAAGCGGCAACCTGGATGCGCGGTTACTGGAGATTCTGTGCTGTAACGGGTGCATCATGGGGCCGGGGATCGGCCGGCCCACACCACGGTTCGGCCGGCGCCGGGCCGTGAGTCGCTATGCCCGGCGGCGCATGGACGATTCCGACCGGGCGCGGTGGTATGACTATTGGCCGCGGCTCCAGGCGGTGAACCTGCAGCGGAAGTTCCGGGCCCGTGACTGCCGGCTTGACAGCCCGGCGGACGGTGACGTGTGCCGTGTGCTGCGGGCGATGGGCAAGCGTACTCCGGTGGACGAGCTGAATTGCGGGGCGTGTGGCTACGAGACGTGTCGGGAGCATGCGATTGCGGTCGTCAAGGGGCTCGCCGAAAGTGAGATGTGCCTGCCGTACACGATCGAGCAATTGCGGCGCACCTGCGAGGACCTGACGAGCTCGAACCGGGAGCTGGCGTCAGCCCAGGAAGCGCTGATGCAGTCAGAGAAACTCGCCCATATGGGGCAGCTTGCGGCAGGCATCGCGCACGAGGTCAACAACCCGCTCGGCACGGTGCTGATGTTGTCGCACGTGCTGCTGGATGAGTTGCCGGCGGAGGCGGGGCAGCGCGAAGATCTTGCGATGATCGTGGCGGAGGCCGACCGGTGCAAGAAGATCGTGGCCGGCCTGCTGCACTTTGCGCGCAAGAACAAGGTCGAGGCGCAGCGAGTGAGTCTGCGCGAGTTAATCGACGGGGTGGCGGAAGGGGTGCGGCGTCAGCGCGGCCTGGAAATCGCGGTCGAACATTTGAATGGCAACCTTGAGGTGGAAATTGACCGCGATCAGATCCTGCAAGTGGTGATGAATTTCGTGACGAACGCGCAGGCCGCGATGCCGGAGGGAGGCGTGTTGCGGTTCCGCACTGGCGGTGATGACGAGACGGTGTGGTTCGCGGTACAGGACACTGGCGTGGGTATTGCGCCAGAACACCGGAAGAAGATCTGGGAACCGTTCTTCACGACCAAAAAGGCCGGGGAAGGCACCGGGCTGGGGTTGGCGGTGGCGTATGGCATCATCAAGATGCACCACGGTGATGCGCGCGTGGAGACTAACGCCGACCCGGCGGCGGGTCCGACCGGGACGACGTTCACGGTGCGTTTGCCGCGGCGACGCGGCACGTCCGGTGTGGGTGCGGAGGAGCGTGTCACCGGTGCCGGAGCGGTGGAGTGTCCCTAA